In Hyalangium gracile, the genomic stretch GCCTCCACCTCCAGGTCCTTCTCCTCCTGCTCGCGCAGCCGCTCCCGTTCCTGCTCCCGCTCTCGCTGGTGCTGCTTGTCGATCGGATTGTCCGCCATGCCCGGCACCTCCTGTTCCAAGGTGCGAACCGCGCTCGCTCGCGTCACCCCGGAGGGCCCCTTGCGAGGCCGCAGGGCAGGCGAGGGAGCGTGTGCCGAGCCCGTTCGGCCCGGCGGACCCGCCCCCCGCCCCCGCGTCCGGTCCGCCCGCCTGTCGGTCGCAAGCTGTCCGAACTGGTCTGCTTGTCATACCAGTTGGGTACCGGTCCGCCGACAGGGTGCCTCCCCGGCCCGGCCGCGGCCCTGGCACACGGGCCTCCCTCGCGGGTGTGGTTCCTTCTCCGAGTCAGCCCTGCCTGGGATGATCAGGGTGAGCCCGGTGTACGTGCCCGTCCATCCTGGGCTCCCTCCGGGGGCATGGCCAGCCCCAGGCGCTTCACCGTGGCCTCGTCCGCGGGCCAGAACACCGTCTCGCGTGGGATGAGGAGCTGGTCGAGCCGGTCCTTCGTGAGGTGCTCGCGCTGCTCCTGGACGAACGGCGTGATGTCCTCGATGTCGAGGAGCCACTCCTTCGCATAGCGCCGCAGCGTCTCTCCTTGCAGCCCGAGCTGGATGGCTCGCCGCTCCAGGGGCGCGCCCGTGGGCGAGTGGTCCGGATCCCACTGCAGCCGCACGTCCGAGCGCGCCATCTCCGCCTTCCAGTCCTCCGGCGTGCCGTACACCTCCGGCACGTGCTTGGAGTGCACCGCCCGCGCCAGCACCGACTCGAACGCCTCGCGGCGCAGCCGCACCGCGAGCACCGTCTCCTGGTCCGCCTTCGTCGCCCAGCCGCAGCGGTACATCATCCAGAGGAAGTTCGGCTTGATCCAGCTCATGCGCGTCAGCTTGAAGTCGCCGCCGAAGAAGCGGTGCTCCGCCGCGAAGCGCCCGATGCGCGGCGCATACGCCTGGTAGACGACGACGGAGCGCTCATCGTGCTGGGCCAGGATGTGGCGCCCTGAGGTGGGCCAGCGCTGACGCTGGGACGTGTAGGACTCGGTGACGAGAGGCATGTGTGGGTATGCCAGCCTACCGCCTGGGATGAAGGCTTGCAGGCACAGCGTGCTCGAAGCGGCGCCCCGTCCAAGACGCTGGCCAGGGAGATCCATGCCTGGAAAGCTCGCGCGCACTCTCGTTCCCGCAAGGAGATGGTCGATGAAGTTCAGCCTCAACCCCGCCACGGAGAGCGCGCTGTACCTGACCCGCACCTTCAACGTGTCGAAGGACAAGGTGATGAAGGCGTGGATGGACCCCGACGCCCTCCAGAAGTGGTGGGGGCCCATGGCGGCGGTGGACTGGAAGCCGAAGCTCGGCAACACGTTCCGGTTCGACTATCCCATCGTCGCCGGGGACAAGACCGCCGTGGTGGGCGAGTTCCGCGACATCTCCGATGACATGCTCGTCCTCTCCTGGGTGGGCGAGGGCGGGAAGAAGGCGCTCGGCGGCACGCTGGTGACGGTGGAGTTCCGCAAGCTCCCCAAGGGAACCGAGGTGGCGCTCACCCACGAGCTGCTGCCCACGGGCGCCGCGCGCGACGCGCAGCGCACCGAGTGGCTGGGCCGGCTCGAGCGGCTGAGCCAGACGCTCGGCTGACCTCCCCGCACCGCGGGCGGCTGCGTCTACGGGCCGCCCCGCGACACGGGCACGGCCGGCTCGCCGCGAGCAAAGGCGGCGATGCGGTCGACGAGCACCGGATACGTCCGGGTCAGCAGGTCGTTGTGCCCCCCTCCCGGCACCACCTCCATCGTGGCGCGGGGGAACAGGCGCCCCATCCGCTGGCCCATCTCGACGGGGATGACCACGTCCCGGTCCCCGTGGAAGATGAGCACCGGGATGTCGATGCCGGGCGCCTTCGAGGCGTTGTCGAACGGGTCCCTCACCAGCAGCCGCGTGGGCAGGAACGGGAAGGCGAGGTTCGCCATGTCCACCACCGAGGTGAAGGGCGCCGTCAGCACCAGCCGAGCGCCGTGGCCGCGCCTGGCCATCTCCACCGCCGGGCCCCCGCCCATGCTGTGGGAACTCAGCACCGTGGACTCGGGCTTCACGCCCTGGGCTCGCAGCTCCGCGAGCGCCACCTCCGCCGCCTGGTAGATGCCCTGCTCCGTCGGCGTGCCCGGGTTGGTGCCGTAGCCCGGGTACTCCACCGCGAGGAAGCCGAGCCCTCGCTCGTGCATCGCCTCGCCCAGGTCCACCAGCCACTGGAGCTGCTCGCCGTTGCCGTGGAAGTGCACCACCGTCGGCTGGCCCGGCCGGGCGGGCAGGTGGAACACGTCCACCACCGGCCCTCCGGGCGGTGTGAGCCGCCGGAAGCCTGGCCCCTCGGGGGGCGCCTGCTGGGGACCGCGCGGCGCCGGGAAGAGGATCGAGCGCTGGATCGCGAACATGCCCCCCATCAGGCCGAGGTAGCCCAGCGCTACAACCGAGAAGAACACCATCAGCACGCGCTTGATCCGGATCATTCGTACCCCGCTCCATCCATCATGGAGCGAGCAGCCACACCACGCCAAACCCCGCGGCGCACGCGCCCAGGAAGAGACCGAGCGCCAGCCAGATCCAGCGCCGCCGGGCATCCGCGCCGCTCTCCACCGCGGGCGTCAGCATGTCCTCTTCGTCGTCCTCGAGGTCCCGTACGAGCTGCGGCCGGCGCGCCTCCACCATGCCCACGTCCGCGTCCCCATCGCCCGCCACGTCCATGCCGAAGCTGACACGGGCCTCGCGCGTCTCACTGCGGCCCGCGGGAGCCGGCCTGGCCGCGGCACCCGCTGGGGGAGCGTCCTCGCCGGGGACATAGTCCTCGGGCGCCTCCAGCCCGCTGTGCTCGAAGGCCAGCGCGGTCGGGGGCGCCAGCTTCGCGGGGATGGCCTGCTCGGTGAGCGCTCGCGACGGGTCCTTGCCCAGCAGCTCCGCGAGCACCGCGTCCTCCGCGGCCTTCTCCTCGGCGAACGCGTCCCACATGACGCGCGCCACGTCCTCGTCCGTCACCTGGGGCGCCAGCTTCGCCTTGAGCCGCGCCAGCTCCGCCCCCAGCGCCGCCGCGTCCGGGAAGCGCTGGTCGGGCTCGGTGGACAGGGCCTTCATCACCACCGCGTCCACGGCCGGCGGCACGCCCGTGCGGTAGCGGCTCGGCGGATCCCACTTCGGGTAGGCCGCCTTGCGCCAGCGCTCCAGCGGCTCGCCCTTCTGCGGCAGCGGGTTCCACGAGAACAGCTCCCACAGCACCACGCCCGCCGAGTACACGTCCGCGCGCCGGTCCACGAACTTCTTCCGCGCCTGCTCCGGGGACATGTACGTGAGGTTGCCGATGACCACGCGCGGCGCCGTCTGCTGCTCCTTCAGCGTGGACTGCGAGGCGCCGAAGTCGATGATCTTCAGCTCTCCGTCGTAGGAGATGCAGACGTTGGCGGGGGACAAGTCCCGGTGCACCAGGTGCAGCGGCTGGCCCGAGCCGTCCCGGGCATCGTGCGCGTAGGCCAGCCCCTCGCAGAGCCGGATGCCAATCTGGAGGATGACTCCGGGCGTCATCACCTGGCCGCGCTGGCGCATGCGGTAGGCCAGGCGGCTGAGCGTCTTGCCCTGCACGTACTCCATGGCCAGGAAGAGCTGCCCCTCCGCCTCGCCCATCGCGTAGACGCGGGCGATGTTGGGGTGCTGCAGGTGCACCACCACCCGCGCCTCGTCCCGGAAGCGGCCGATGAACTGCTTGTTCTCCATCAGCCTCGGCAGCACCTTCTTCACCACGCACGCGCGACGGGGATTTTCCTCGCGCGCCAGGTACACCTCTCCCATGCCCCCGGCGCCGATGCGCCGCGCCAGGGTGTAGGGACCGAACCGGAAGGGCCCGCGAGGGGACTCTGGCTCTCGGGGGTTAGCCAAGCGCGCGGAAGGCCTTTCGCGCCGCGGCGAGGATGTGCGCCACCTCCGGCTCACCGATGGCCAGCGAGACGAACGCCGCCTCGAACTGGCTCGGCGGCAGGTAGACGCCCTCGTGCAGCATGGCGTGGAAGAACTTCCCGAAGCGCGCCGTGTCCGCCTTCTTCGCGCTCGCGTAGTCGTACACCGGGCTGCTGGTGAAGAAGACGGTGAGCATGCTGCCCACGCGGTTGATGGTGACGGGCACGCCGGCCGCCTTCGCCTCGGCCTCCAGCCCGTCCTCCAGCAGCTTGCTGATCTGCTCCAGCCGCGCGTAGGTGCCCGGCGCCGCCAGCGCCTTGAGGCACGCCAGCCCCGCGGCCACCGCCACCGGGTTCCCCGACAGCGTGCCCGACTGGTACACCGGGCCCTCGGGGGCGATCTTCGCCATGATGTCGCGCCGGCCGCCGTACGCGCCCAGCGGCATGCCGCCGCCCACCACCTTGGCGAACGTCGTCAGGTCCGGCTGCAGCCCGAACAGCTCCTGCGCTCCGCCGCGCGCCAGCCGGAAGCCCGTCATCACCTCGTCCAGCACCAGCAGCACGCCGTGCTTGCGGCACAGCTCCTGGAGGTCCTTGAGGTAGTTCAGCTTGGGGATGAGCACGCCCATGTTGCCCACCACCGGCTCGATGATGGCGCAGGCGATCTCCTTGCCCTTCTCCGCGAAGATGCGCTCCACCGCGCCGATGTCATTGAAGGGCGCGGTGAGGGTGAGCTTGGCCAGCGCGGACGGCACGCCCGGCGAGTCCGGCAGCCCGAGCGTCTCCACGCCGCTGCCCGCCTTCACCAGGAACGGGTCTCCCGCGCCGTGGAAGCAGCCCTCGAACTTGAGGATGGAGTCGCGGCCGGTGAAGCCGCGCGCCAGGCGGATGGCCGCCACGGTGGCCTCGGTGCCGCTGGACACCAGGCGCACCTTCTCCACGCTGGGCACGGTGGCGCAGATGAGCTCCGCCAGCTCCACCTCGCCCGGGTGCGGGGCGCCGTAGGAGGTGCCCCGGCGAGCCGCGTCGATGACGGCCTCGACGATGGGCGGATAGGCGTGGCCGAGGATGAGCGGACCCCAGCTCCCGACGAGGTCCACGTAGCGGTTGCCGTCCACGTCCGTCATCCACGCGCCCGTCGCCTCGCGGAAGAAGACGGGGTCGCCACCAACGCCGCGGAAGGCGCGCACGGGCGAGTTCACGCCACCCGGAATGCGCTCCTGCGCCCGGGTGAAGAGAGCCTTGCTCTGGGAGTGGTTCATGGCGGGCTCCATACCACGCAGGCGCGGATCAGGCCCGCGGTTGGCTCGCCCGATGGAAGGGGCGTGTATTCTTCTGTAAGCCCGCGCACCTGGCTCCATCACAAGCACCTGCCGTGAGCTGGCGATCGTCTGCTCCCCGGCTCCGGCATAGGGTTGCGCCCATGATTCGCACCACCCAGCGCCGGACCCTCACCCTGGAAGCACCCGAGGCACCCGGCCGCCCGGCTCACGTCTCGGCGGCCAGCGGCCTCGTGGCCGTGGGCTCGTGGCTCTACGTCGTCGCGGATGACGCGCTGCACCTCGCCGTCTTCCCTCGCGAGGGGACGGCTCCCGGCCGCAGCCTCCGCCTCTTCCCGGGCGAGCTGCCCCTGGAGCCCGTGGCCCGCAAGGCCGCCAAGCCGGACCTGGAGGCGCTCTGCCTGCTGGCGCCCTTCGCTGGCTGTCCCCACGGCGCGCTGCTCGCCCTGCCCTCGGGCTCCACGGCGGCGCGGCAGCAGGGCGCCGTCATTCCCCTCGCCGCGGATGGCGCGGTGACGGGCACGGCCCGCGCGCTGGACTTCACCGGGCTGTACGCGCAGCTCTCCCGCGAGCTGG encodes the following:
- a CDS encoding DUF4291 domain-containing protein is translated as MPLVTESYTSQRQRWPTSGRHILAQHDERSVVVYQAYAPRIGRFAAEHRFFGGDFKLTRMSWIKPNFLWMMYRCGWATKADQETVLAVRLRREAFESVLARAVHSKHVPEVYGTPEDWKAEMARSDVRLQWDPDHSPTGAPLERRAIQLGLQGETLRRYAKEWLLDIEDITPFVQEQREHLTKDRLDQLLIPRETVFWPADEATVKRLGLAMPPEGAQDGRARTPGSP
- a CDS encoding SRPBCC family protein; its protein translation is MKFSLNPATESALYLTRTFNVSKDKVMKAWMDPDALQKWWGPMAAVDWKPKLGNTFRFDYPIVAGDKTAVVGEFRDISDDMLVLSWVGEGGKKALGGTLVTVEFRKLPKGTEVALTHELLPTGAARDAQRTEWLGRLERLSQTLG
- a CDS encoding alpha/beta hydrolase, producing MIRIKRVLMVFFSVVALGYLGLMGGMFAIQRSILFPAPRGPQQAPPEGPGFRRLTPPGGPVVDVFHLPARPGQPTVVHFHGNGEQLQWLVDLGEAMHERGLGFLAVEYPGYGTNPGTPTEQGIYQAAEVALAELRAQGVKPESTVLSSHSMGGGPAVEMARRGHGARLVLTAPFTSVVDMANLAFPFLPTRLLVRDPFDNASKAPGIDIPVLIFHGDRDVVIPVEMGQRMGRLFPRATMEVVPGGGHNDLLTRTYPVLVDRIAAFARGEPAVPVSRGGP
- a CDS encoding serine/threonine-protein kinase; the encoded protein is MANPREPESPRGPFRFGPYTLARRIGAGGMGEVYLAREENPRRACVVKKVLPRLMENKQFIGRFRDEARVVVHLQHPNIARVYAMGEAEGQLFLAMEYVQGKTLSRLAYRMRQRGQVMTPGVILQIGIRLCEGLAYAHDARDGSGQPLHLVHRDLSPANVCISYDGELKIIDFGASQSTLKEQQTAPRVVIGNLTYMSPEQARKKFVDRRADVYSAGVVLWELFSWNPLPQKGEPLERWRKAAYPKWDPPSRYRTGVPPAVDAVVMKALSTEPDQRFPDAAALGAELARLKAKLAPQVTDEDVARVMWDAFAEEKAAEDAVLAELLGKDPSRALTEQAIPAKLAPPTALAFEHSGLEAPEDYVPGEDAPPAGAAARPAPAGRSETREARVSFGMDVAGDGDADVGMVEARRPQLVRDLEDDEEDMLTPAVESGADARRRWIWLALGLFLGACAAGFGVVWLLAP
- the hemL gene encoding glutamate-1-semialdehyde 2,1-aminomutase, giving the protein MNHSQSKALFTRAQERIPGGVNSPVRAFRGVGGDPVFFREATGAWMTDVDGNRYVDLVGSWGPLILGHAYPPIVEAVIDAARRGTSYGAPHPGEVELAELICATVPSVEKVRLVSSGTEATVAAIRLARGFTGRDSILKFEGCFHGAGDPFLVKAGSGVETLGLPDSPGVPSALAKLTLTAPFNDIGAVERIFAEKGKEIACAIIEPVVGNMGVLIPKLNYLKDLQELCRKHGVLLVLDEVMTGFRLARGGAQELFGLQPDLTTFAKVVGGGMPLGAYGGRRDIMAKIAPEGPVYQSGTLSGNPVAVAAGLACLKALAAPGTYARLEQISKLLEDGLEAEAKAAGVPVTINRVGSMLTVFFTSSPVYDYASAKKADTARFGKFFHAMLHEGVYLPPSQFEAAFVSLAIGEPEVAHILAAARKAFRALG